ACTAACCCTGGTCCTCAAAAAGTCTCGTCGATAATCATCCAAGTTATCTCGATGGCGTTGAGCGGCATGTTGCATAGATGCTGAGGGGGGTTGAGAAGGCGAATTTATGAGGGCTGAGAGGTCGTCTATTGCTTGTTCGAGCTGTATCAGAATCACGATAAagtatcagctcaagccTTAAGAGCCTTAAGCTAGTCTTATTAATTATGGTAAGATTCCAGCTATCTCGTACTTCATGCGACTCGTCCTAGATTGAATACCTCTAAAGAAGGCAGAACTGTATATCCCTCGTCCGGTCTGTCCCGAGGAAAGAGAACGGTCAGACCACCCACCTTGCCCAGCaactcctcaatctcctcttctaccaaCTTATACCCGcctatcccatctccatcttcctctgcgccCGCTTCTGCTGAAGACGAGCCGGCACCCCCCTGACGAGCGATCGTAGCTGCCAATTTCGAGTATGTCGAGAGCTTGCTGTCCAGCGCTGTTTCCAGTGCTCGAGCGTGACGTCGGGCGTTGTCCCATGATGGTGCTGCCATGGTGACTGGGGTTGTAGGGTTATTATCACTTATGTCATTAGTATGTTGAGATATACATAGAAAGTTGAACGCGAATAGGTGTTGCTGTACGAGAGGGGTTGTTGTTGCATAGCCATAGCCATAGCCGAGATTATCGTGCATCCAATTTTAAACAGGTCACACGAATAAGGATCTACCTCAAAGAGTCATGATCATTCAACGTGTAAGATGTCGCGTGTCATGCATGTCCACTCTAATCACTTCTATGACAGCGACAGATACCTATACATCACTCTAAACATGAAAACAGCTCACTATCCCGCAAATACCTAACGATCATCTCACGAGTAAACGACAAGATACAACCACGACGACCGAGAGCTGAGAGCAACAACCCATCATGATACCCCATCGCCCAATCCTATCTTCCCTCACCCTAGGTCTACTGGGTATAGCCCAAGTATCAGCCACAGCACTAACAGCGATGCTAGGTGCCAACGAGCGGAGCTGCTATTACGCCGACGTGGATGGGGTGGGCGAGAAAGTAGGGTTTTACTTTGCCGTTCAATCCGGTGGGAACTTTGAAATTGATTATGTGGTGATGGATCCGGAGGATAAGGTGATTCTGGAAGGGGTCGGGGAGAAGCAGGGGGATTATATATTCACGGCGAACCAGGTGGGTCCATCCTTTCAacaaatatatatataagTGTTGCCTCCCTCTTTGGGGCGGTCTAGCTTATATCATGGGGATAAGCTGATCTTATGAATCGATGAGTACAGGTCGGAGAATACTCGTTCTGCTTCGAGAACGAAGCCTACACTTCAGACAAATTACTAGATTTCGAGTAAGTCTATCCCACCCGACCTCAGAAAAATCCAAGTTTGATAGTCACTGACAAGTCACAAAACAGTATCATGGTAGAATCCGAACCTCGACGAGTCCTCTCAGcccaacaacaacccctCAAAGAACATACCTCGTCGCTCGAAGAAAGCACCTATAAGATCAGTGGTTTATTGAGCAGTATAACGAGGACACAGAAATAGTATGTCCATTATCATCGTGCTCTCTAAATTCAATTACTGATAACTTTGACTGAATGTTTTTATAGCTTTCACACGCGTCATCATCGAAATTACTCGACGGTCCTGTCAACCCAATCTAGGATATTCTGGTTCACCATCCTGGAATGTGTGATCATCGTAGCTATGTCATTGTAagctccttcttcccttcatattcatattgTAAAGATACTGATCGTACGTGCTACAGAATCCAAATATGGATATTAAAGACTTTCTTCTCGAGATCAGGAAGGTAGGTCTCCATCCTTCAGCTGCATCATGTGCTTCGAAAtgaacatcagctgatctttcACAAATTTTTGTGTCTTCAGACGGTACAAGGTATAAGTTTTTTCCATCATTCACGTGTCACCCAGTTCATATAGCATGATGCATTCGTACCAAAAGGATGATCCAGTTCGCTCTCCCTCATATTCAACCTGGTCTTTCAGTACGAGATCGCATAATCCTATTATTACATTACATCTAGTATATCTACTTTTCGGGAAAATCCCACGTACACGACCCATCATCGATGACTCTTCGATCTCCTTTCCTGCTCCATCCTCACAGACTCATGTACCGTCACAGCCTCATCCACCCAAGGCAAGCTGAACAGATCAGATCTCCTCAAATCCTCCTCACGGATATTACCACCGTTCAACCCTGGCGTACCAATTTGATATCCCAGCATTTGATCCAGGTCTCGAGCCTGGACTGCTAACCAATTTTGTATGAAGGCTTGAGGGTTTGACCTATACAAGATCACTTGAAATTAGCTCTGACCCATATAGACTCATTTGCTGTGTATGAAATATCTCATCAAGCGGCGGGAGtcaggagaagggggaaggacACCCACGCAAAGGACTCGAGGAAATCTCGCTTCTGCTTAACATCCCTTGCAAAGTACGCCAACTCTCCGACCTTGTCTTCCAGCTGTACGACCTCCTTACCCTCTTTACCCTCGAAACTCTGAACGAGGTTTGACATCTTCGATTTCAGGGGATCTTCAAGTTCGATAGGGATATCGAAGCATTGGGGATGGAAGTTGAAATCTTTGTCGACTCTATTTACGAAAGAAATAAGCTCAAGCCACTCCGAAAGGACAGGGCGAAGGGTAGCTTACTGGATAGTGTAAGGGATGACGACGGGATCAGGATGAGTGAGGTACCGAGTAGCGATCTCGGGTAATTGATGGAACGCTATCGTTTCTTGACCTTGTGGGAAGATCTATGGTAACCAAGTTAGCCTATTTCTTTCCGCTGCTTttaccttgatcttctctaGCCGATGGATCAAGAGGGGTGtgcaagactcaccttctcaagcCCACCCACCGGCTTAATCACAGTCCCATCATCCTTATCTTGCGCCCCAACGACTTTCACCAACTTCCAAAGTGAGTTGATGATCTCAGACCTTGTCCCTTCTTTCATTTGTATCAAGTCTGAAAGAGGTTGTAACACCTTGAACCGTTCGGGTGAGTGAGATAGGTGTATTATGATTCGTGCATTGATATTTCGATCACCTTTTCGAAGGATCTCAAATCCGTCTAAGGGAGGTGCGAGGTTCTGGGTGTGCCACTGTTCATatccatcagctcatgatTTCTTCTGATCGTCCACCGGGGGCAGCTGTAGGTATGAAAACAGTTGGTAAGGGCAAGTAAACATACCTCGACGATATTACCTTCTATGAAAGTAGGCGCTTCTCTGTTATCAAACTCCACTACGACCCTATTTAAGAAAGTAGAGAACTTCCTTTTCGTCCGGTCCAATCTGATATTACCAGACTACCACGAGAAAATCAGCTTGATTACCACTCCAGATAAAGGGAAAAGGTGCACGAAGAAGCTAAACACCTACATCAAGTAATCTACCTTCAATCTTCAAGACCCATCCCGCTACTCCTTTACCAGTATTCACATCTACATCTGGACCCAGAGCTTCCGTTTTCGTCTctggttgaggaggtacaGGAGCAGGTTCAGTCATCGAGATatccccatcaccttcctttttctcttctccactctCAGCCGAAGTACCTTCCACCGCGGCAGGAGTAGCTTCAGGTTCGGCTTGGGGTTTCTGCCATTCCTGGTCGTGCGCTGTGTTCGATATGTATACTCTGAGAGTTCGTTTCACCTACAATGCAGGATATCCCATCAGCTACTGATACGACTTGGACAAGAATAGGGCTGAACATACTCTCGTGGGTTTACCCAACGCATCATTGATCtctgccttcttcctcagcaGCGTCCAGTCTAGCTTCTGTTCGAGCTTGAGAAGATCCGTGAATGCTGGCGAGTCGGGTACGAGAGATTGGAGGAcgtgaggaggaggaagaggtggtcGAGGGTGTTTCCTGAGTGATTAATATGAGTTAGCATATCGTGCCAGgtatgttgatgatgatctgtcATGCCATGGTTCAGATTGAAGTCGGATGTTCATGTGGTATAGCTAGAGGCAACTGAGGAGCTTACAGTCGTCTGACCGCGTCCGCATCACCCTCAGCTCGTCGCTTGTTATCTGCGACCTGCGATTGCTGAGGATAAGGAGGGATCTGAGCAGGATTGGGTGTATGTGAGGGACCTGCTTGGGGTGTCGCCATGATGTCTATGATGACCGCTGTTactgatagatgatgattcggatGTTATGATCAGTATAATGAATGACTATGAACGAGGAAGAGTAAAGTAATGTTGATATGTTGATGTTTACGAGACAGAATGAAACGCGAACGACAGAGAGTTGATGTTGGCATTTTGCATTCAGGGTGTATAAAGGGTGCATTAGAAATATTTTGTAGTTCCGGCAGACACCCATTACAAATCCATCGTAACGGCTTATATACAAAGCCCACGCGAAAAGGTCATCTAAAAATTCAAAGTACCAGAGTGGAGGACCTTCACTCGTCTTTCAACTTTTCATAACCAGTATAGTGTATAGCACTATACGTTACCTACCAGGCTTCATTCTGAATCAATAACAAGCTCAAACGAATAATCCCCATCTCCCGTACCGTACAAAAATGGCGAAAGGTTCCTCTTCAAAAACCAAAGGTCGAGCAATACCACCACccgaagaggtagaggacGATTACCTCGAAGACGACTCGGAAGTCGATGAATTTGCAGAAGACTACGACTCggatgatcaatctctcaATGGCGAGGTTTCATCTGGATCcgaggaagatcaagaggaaggaacAGGCCGATGGGAAGCCGACGATTGGGATgagaacgatgatgatgatagcgAAGAGGACAGTCAGAGTGGGAGCGAtaatggggaggatgaggatgatatgcAGCTGGTGAGTTGCCGTCTGCACCTTAATCTAGCTCCTTTGGAGGCAAGCTGATAAGTCTGTCTTGTTTTGTTAGAAACGACTACAAAATGGTGAGCTATCTAACTAACTTGCTCCCAGGTCGTAAAAGAAAGCTTATCTCTCAAATACGAGGCAGACCTTACATCCCTCCCTCTATCGACCTTGGCCAAAGCCCAAaaatccctctcatcaacatccaaacagcgctcctcctcttcttcctcgggaTCATCGAGAGAAGATAAGTTACAAGCTATAAAAGCGAAGCTGGCGCAAATGCAGAAAGGTAAAGGGAAAGCTACGACTGTAGACCCGTATTCTCGATCGGCCAGTGCCAGGGATGGGGGTGATGCTGGAAATGGACgtgatagtgatagtgatagtgGGCCGGAGACGGGTAGTACAAAGAGAGGCAGTAAACATGCGTAAGCTTTTGTGACCCTATGCTCGTCGTAGTCTAGCTTATATATTTCACTTAGACCTACGGCAATGAGCACGAAGAAACAAGTATCGCGGAATCGACAGGTCGTGGATGTACATAAACCTGTTAGCTCTTTCACATTCGTGACATACCTGCTGCGAAGCGTAGCTGACGGCCATCGTACGAATAGCAACGCCTTGATCCCCGATTCTCCTCAATATCAGCAGGCAACCTCGACGCCCACCTCCACTCAGCCTCCTACTCGTTCTTACCATCAATGCTCAAAGAGGAACTATCCTCCCTCAAGACCGCTTTAGTACAAGCTCAAAAGTTGGAAAGGACCTGTCCCTGGGCGGAGAAACCAGCAAGGACAGcagagagggagaagatcgagCTGCAGTTGGGCAGGGTGCGGACGAGGCTTGTCAAATCGGAtaatgaggagagggagaggaacgTTCTagcgaagatgaagagggaggaaagggagaagagggaacaAGGAAAGGGGGCTTGGTacatgaagaagagtgagtggCGGCACTGCACTTGTTGGATCAAAAGCCGTTGTGCTGTATTTGGCATACAATGAGGTTGGTACTGATTACGCTCATGCTTTAGGTGAGAAGCGTGATCTACTTCTCAAATCCAAGTTTGAATCGCTCGAGGCTAAAGGCGGTAAGACGGCTGTCAAGAAGgcgatggagaagaagaggaagaagattgctagtagggagaagaagagtagaCCTTTTGcgccaggtggtggtggtggtggtggtactAGTGAAGGAGGTGCGAGGAAGAGACAGAGGGTGTGATGGCATGATTGCATTTGCGCTTCCATGCCTGACTGTTGTAATTTATATTTGTCTTATGCACATATGCGCTCATGAACTCCAGGACAAGCTGGCATCGCAGGTAAAGAGATCACTGCCCTCAATGAGAAATCTCACGattatctcatctctccttgaATGCACGCAATCTTGCTATCGTCTTCCGATGATCGTGCCCTTCTTCGAGAAGAGACCTGCAACAACGCAATAAAGTAATGCTCATCAATCATGATACATACTCATGACAAACCCAATCCAACCCAGCATAGCCTATTTACCAATAACCTGTTTTGAGGGTTAAAAGCTTATCGACCACCTTTACCACCCTTCATAGCTTGCTTGGATACCTTGGGTTGAGATTGTTGTTGACCTCGGGTGGCGGCCTTGGAAGCTTCCTTGTCACGTTTCTCAGTCTTGGCCTTGGTGATGGCGGCGGCTCGGGCGGCGGCTCGGACCTCGGGTTTGGCAGTTCGTTTGGCGAGGATGGAGGCGAGGTCGGCACCGACGATACCTCGCTATAAGTGAGCAAGATAGTTAGCGTACGGAATCTTCATGACCCagatcttctctcttttcgAACACCTCGACTGCTTCTATCCATCACTTTGATTGGGGTCCAACGATGAGACGGGATGATCAGGAGGTTAGGATAGATGGTGCTTGACGAGAGTGTCAGAACACCATATATCCCGGTATCGTCCCATTTCCCCCATTCACCGTTGcttccttccccctttcatTTCCAGCATCAAGACTCTCCATCGTTGCACAACCCTCCATAGCCTCTTCTTGCATGTGTATCTCCTCTCCTATGCTCCTTCCATTCCAACCATTCTCCTTCGTTGAATTTCGACCAAACAAAACAATACCCACTTGGACCTTTACGTTCTTTCTGGATCTCTTCTTGGCAACTTCTTCAGTGATACCCTTCTTGTGCATTCTGTGGTTGGTATATTGTCCAGCATCGATAGGAAGTGAGGTCGAAATGAATTGTCAAGGAGAGAAGATGGTtaaatcatcagcatccatcccatccttcgATTCAACCATTCCAGAAACAAATAAAACCCACCGTCGGTACACTTGAGTCCAAGCGATCTTTCGAGGGTTCTTTCTTTGCAAGAAAAGAGACTCGGATTTGTGGTTGAGGAATCGGAAGGTCTATAATTGCATCACCATCCTACATCAGCTATCTTTCCTCCTATGACAGGACCgtctctttcatcttcatttgCCTTGTGATATAGAGACaatgaactcaccttggagTCACCTCTAACGTAGACTCTTCCCCTAGAGGGGTAAACCTTGTACCCAGAGAAATCACACCTGTCGACTCGCATTCTGTATAATTCCCAGTAAACCAGTCAGCAAACCACAATAGCTTTTCCTCCTATGCGATATATGCTTCTCGaggtgtatggtggtgtCGGTGTGTTGAGCGTTGAGGGCGTTGACACTCACGTTGCTGATACTAAGATTAGTTTTTTGAAGTCTAAGGAGGAAACAAGTGATATTTCACTGAATTTGATGAAAAGCCTGGTAGCGTAGACTCGGTATCCAGCAAGCAGTGTGCAGTGAGCAGTGAGCAAGCAAGCAAGCACACTGCCAGAGACTGAGTGAACAGAACAGACGCATGACAGGTGCAAGGGTAAAAGGTGCCACAAAGGGGATAAGCGGAGGGACCCGTCCATACAACGGATATTCGGAGTTTAGTTATTTCAGTTTTTGCTTAACGCCGAATCCTGCGATATCAAAATTATGGATCACACACGACACTTCACTTCATGCATTTGGGGTAGGTCCTGTAGTTAAATAACCATAACTCAACGTAGTTTACAGATAAAGACATACAACATACAATGTATTTCATTTGCCATACCTAATCTACATCATGTATAATTAATCTGCTGTTCCAATGCGAAGGCATCCTAAGCATCactcttccctcttcatctcacccAATTCACTTTCCAAACCCTTCAAGAAATCATCCGCCTcttttttccttttctcatcCCTTAGccgctcaacctccctctcaccacCCAGCATCTTCGCCCTCTTAGCTTCTATCAGAGCTTTCCTCTCGTCCACTTTTCTCTTCCTAGCTTCCTGAGCAGCTGACAGACCTTTCTGATTGGCTTTCAAACGAGCATTCTCAGTTTCTTGTCGTTGTGATGCTAAAGATGCCATCTGTTCTGCACGCGTTTCTTCGTCTAGGGAGAATTGGTATTGACCCGCTCCTTTTACTCGGACTATACGTTGGGATATATCAGTAACATTCTTTGTATCCAGTGGTACGCTGTAAaaagggatgagatgagagtTCAAACAAACCTTCTTTGGTGGAATCGTAATGATGTGCTctggcttcttcctccgcttctcGATATTTCTTCTTCAAAGCGTCTGGATCAGGTTCGTATACCGGGAAGAAATTCTGATCACCATCTTTTCACATGAGAATATGGCAAGACGTCAGCTTTCTTCCGTGCGACAGAGCAGAACTATGAAGCTTACGGATCACGTTGGATCGACTGATTGCAAGACGCGATCAGCTTCTGCGTATATACAGCACCAGGCAAAGATTCACTTACAGTACCTCTGCATAAGCAGAACCTTCCTGACCACTTTCGATCCCCTGCGCACCTTCCGCGTCTTTCTGACCCATTGAACCAGACTTCAGCCGTTCGGCTTCCCTCGCTTCTTTACGTGTCCCTGTCCTCGTTCtgcccatctcatcgatatatTCCACTTTCGCCagatcgtcctcatcctcttcgtcctgtGGGAACGTGTCAGCTTCATGAGATGGGTCGTCGTGAAGTGAGCAGCttacctcatcctcatcatgcCACTTCGGCCTGGAAGGTTTGGCagattcatcttcgtctgatgaatgggatgagtaaccatcttcttccatctttcgCTCGAACTGTTGCatgagaggtgagtgtcaGCTTCGTTCTCCGGCTTGTGTATCACGTGTCAGAGACTGAAGGATGTGCGAGTAGTACGCCCAGTGACAAGTATCGACAAGTCCATAGCAACAAGGGCGGACAGCTCAAAAGATGCAAAGATCGCCGTCTCAGATACCGCCGCGATGTGAGTCAAATAAGAGGATGTAGATGTAATGAAGAGATagatcacactcacatctataacagcttcttccatctccttctgACTCATCCCCGAGAAATCACCTCTCCGTATAGCCGCATACCTCCTAGCTTTAGCTTTCAATATCTCCCTCCGCTGCTCCTCGTttggtccatcctcatcagcaaACCTACGTGCCCTCGCATCGTTCCTAGCTTCAGCTGCTAGTCGCTTTATCAGTCCAGGTGAAGGTCGGTCAAATGGGTCTTTCTTCTAAATATGTATTCACATTAGCATCAAAGGTCGAGGTGGACCAAAGAAGTGGAGGTTCAAACTCGAGCCTGAACTTACCTTGTCCAATGCACGATTCCTCGGTTGACCTTTGACGgctttccttccttcctttgcGAACCTATCTACATGTTCTGCTGTTATGGCTTTCAGGTCTAGTAAGCTCCCTTGGGATATTGTCGATGGTCCTGCTTGGTTTGACATGGTGTGGTATGGTGATGAATACGCGTTGACATGTGCATAGACGTTGTGTTGTACCTTTTTGAGTCTGCTTGTTGACGAGTGGCTATGATCGACCCGATTGCAAAAGCGATGACGCGTTGGAATGATGTGCCACGCTTCTCTATAACCATTCTATAACTCCGAGATCTGATTCCGCGTCATTATTCGCCCATAGCACCCTCGCTAAGATTGCGTGCCCTTTCCCACcgtacatcatcatcgtccccattcccattcctttctcttcttctctcccaACACAAACAACTCTCAACACTTCAAGTACCCTCTACAAACAACTCAAATTTAGATAAGTTAGCAAAGATGGCAAGTGCCAAGGTATACGTTGGTGCGTAGACCTTTCgacaacccatcatcaacacaagagagaaggaggaggatcgaCAGGGaatggtgatatcgtcagcgTGTCACCTAACACGTTCTTTCGACCTTTCATCAACACCGACATCCAAGGATCCCTTCTCTCAAAGTCTCCCTATCTTCCATAGACGTTCTCTTCTCGTCGGCTCGGAAACATGCAACATGTTCAATCTTCTATGGTTCGTCAGACTCTGTGATCGGTTTCGTTGATGTGTTGTTTTGATGCTATTAGGAAATCTCTCTTGGAACACTACAGATCAACTTCTGCTCGAGGTTCGCTTGTTTCGTCTTTCTCCTATGATATCATGTGTGATTGCTTATATTCTGATGTATATCGATCTGCTTTCTCTCGTGTGATGTCTGGTCTCTCGGTCTTGGTTCTCGGTTCTCAAATGGATTCCGAATGTCTCGTCGCGTTGTTTCTCGATGGTGTGATCGTCTTGTCCGTTCCGTTTCGCAAATGCTTCAACATACAATGATCGCGCCGCGCCTGCCTTCGGTCTTCGTCCCGCTCTCGATCTCGGTGCTGGTCATGTCGATGACATATATCGATTGACTTTGTATATGTTGTGTATACACCGgctgtatatataccactAACAGGCTTTCTCCTCGTTCGGACAAGTTGTTGACGTCAGTCCTCGTTTCTCTATATTCGTGTCAAGTGATCTTGTCTGATTGAGCTGTTTGTTATCATAGTGTATCGTCATGAAGGACCGAGAAACTGGCCGATCAAGAGGTTTCGGTTTCGTTGTGGGTATAGTTCATCACACTTGTATCCACTTAACCATACATACTGAGTGGCATGGCATCGCAGACCTACAACAACCCTTCCGAAGCCGAGGCTGCTATCAGCTCAATGAACGACCAAGAACTCGATGGTCGACGAGTCCGAGTGAGTTTCACCTCATACTTCTTAGACGCTCCTTTCTTACACCGCTGTCCCTGCGTCGTTGTTCACAATACAGTGCTAATGCATACTTTTAGGTCAACCTCGCTAACACCCGAGGATccggcggtggtggtggtggctACGGTGGTGGCTACAACTCCGGTTGTGAGTAaccttccccctttcctACCCATTTCCTTTCACTTCGGCTGATATCATTGTTTCTGTCCAGACGGTGGTGGCCAAGGTGGTTACGGTGGTGGAAACCAAGGTGGCTACGGCGGTCAAGGAGGCTACGGTGGTGGTCAAGGTGGCTACGGTGGTCAAGGCGGTTACggaggtggtcaaggtgGATACGGCGGTCAAGGTGGTTATGGCCAACAACAAGGTGGCTACCAAGGTGGTGGTTACGGCGGCCAACAAGGTGGTGCCCAAGGTGGTTACCAAGGTGGTGCTCAAGGTGGCTACGGTGGTCAACAAGGTTGTAAGTGATCGGCCTGTCCACTTCAGAATACTCGGCTTGCggatgtgatgtgatgtgcCGTGTGGCGTGTGATGATGGTCGGGATGTTACCCTCTTCTACCCCTTTTGTATTTGTGCTTCCGGTTCTGATTTCGTTTGTTGTGTGTCTTTTGCAGATGGCGGTCAAGGTAGCTACGGCGGTGCTCAAGGCGGTTACGGTGGTGAACAAGGTGGTAGGTATTATCGTTCGCCTTTGACTCCCTATGGTCAGAAGAACCATTGCTCTCCGTGACTGCTTCCGATTCTCGTTGGGCTTTGAATCGAGTCGCGGCTTTCTATCCTGCCTTTCAACACATACTGATGGATGCTCATATTCTTTCATGTAGCCGGTGCCGGTCAAGGTGGTTACGGTGGTCAATACTGAGCGAATGGTGAGTTACTCTCAACACTTTAAATCCACACAGACATCTCGCTAACTCCTCTTGCATATTTATAGCTTAGTTGTGTATCATCGTTatctccttttcttttcaATTAATTCAATTAATTCACCAAAAATATCGTCCTCTTTCCAAAGCTCTTCTTATATCTACATAACAAATGAATGAATCCAAGTTTTCTCCTTTCACTGATTAACCCGTTGTTACTACATTTGGAGTGCATTCCACATTGACCATTTTGGGATATGACGCGAGATCAACCCTTGACGATTCCTGATAGGAAGCATTTATCCTTTACTGATATCCCTGTCCTGATCATATGAGATCTTGCGTTCGGATAATGACTGACAGTAGCAGCCGGTCCTACAGCACGGATCTCATTCTTCCAT
The sequence above is a segment of the Kwoniella bestiolae CBS 10118 chromosome 8, complete sequence genome. Coding sequences within it:
- a CDS encoding 60S ribosomal protein eL24, yielding MRVDRCDFSGYKVYPSRGRVYVRGDSKTFRFLNHKSESLFLQRKNPRKIAWTQVYRRMHKKGITEEVAKKRSRKNVKVQRGIVGADLASILAKRTAKPEVRAAARAAAITKAKTEKRDKEASKAATRGQQQSQPKVSKQAMKGGKGGR